In the genome of Actinomycetes bacterium, the window ATGACCACAGTTTTTACAGCGCGGCAAATGATCTCCTAAAGAAAAGTAACAGACTTTCTAATTATAATAGAAGTAAGAGCGATTTTAAAGATAAAAGCCGGAAAAATAAAAATTTTTTTATAGCCTTAATTACCCCAGGGCATCCAATTAGTATTGGCAGCAATTTTATAATATAATCAATAATCCTATCGGAGCTGGATAAAAGTATGAAAAAAGAAGAAGTAGTTAAACTTTTTGACCAAATATATTTTAATTATGACCGGGCCAATACCCTGTTAAGTCTGGGTATAGACCGCTACTGGCGCCATAAGATGGTCAGCAATATAGATAAAGGCAGCTTTAGGGTACTGGATGCCTGCTGTGGCACCGGCAGCTCCAGCTACAGCATCTATAAGGCCAGCGGGCAGGAAGCTACCGTATATGGCATAGATTTTTCCAAGAAGATGCTGGAGGTAGCAAAAAAAAGATATAACCATTATTCCCCTCATCTTAAATTCATTTTTTCTGACGCGGCCAGCACCAATTTTGAGGATAATTTTTTTGATACTGTAGCCATAGCCTACGGAATCAGGAATATAACCGAGAGGGAAAAAGCATTGACCGAGTTCTACCGGGTGACCAAACATGGAGGCAGACTGATCTGTTTAGAATTTGGTTATCCCCGTTGCAGGCTGGTGAAATGGGTTTACAGCTTTTACCTAAATCTGGTACTGGTAAATATAGGGGGGCTGCTTGGCAGAAACAGGCCTGCCTATGCTTACCTGGTAAAATCCATAAAAGAATTTCCGGCAGTTACAAGGTTCAAAGAAATGATTAAATCAACAGGTTACCACAGGGTGGAAGTTACCGCCTTAACTTTTGGTATCTGTAATATATATGTAGCCTACAAGGACTAAATCACTTTTTGCAGAACCAGGCCCAGAGCAATCAGGGCCGAGGTTATCAGGGTAAGCAGTATGGTGTTTGCCTGTGCTGGCAGTATTTTTTTGGGGTCAGAATGATATCTGTACCCAATGTACGCGCCCCATATTGCCAGCGGAAGACCTAAAAAGGTAAGGAGCAGGAAGGCACTTAAAGGGGTAGCCACGGTGGCAATTATTATGAAGATATAGACTGCAGCTACTAAAATCAGGTAAACATACCTTGCTTTTTTTCTTCCCAGTATTACCACCAGTTGATTTTTGCCTGCCTGTTTGTCTGCTTTATAGTCAGGAAACTCATTTATAAGCAGAATGTTGGCGGTAAGTATCCCTATCGGTAAAGATATAAGTACTGCTTCCAGGCTGATACGGGAGGTGTGAAGATAATAGGTTCCTATTACCGATACTGGACCTACCAGTAAAAATACAATCACCTCTCCCCAGCCCCGGTACACCAGTTTGAAAGGATTGGCAGAATACAAAAAACCCAGGATGATACCGGCCAGGCCGAACCACAGCAGGGATATATTTACCACAATCGATACCACCATACCCAGGATGGCTGCTATTCCAAAAGAAGCAATGCTGGCAGCCAGCAGTTGTGAAGGCTGTAGCAGCTTATCCTGGATGACTCTGCTACCCCCGGAAAAAGGGGTGTATAACTGATTTATGTCATCGGCCTTATTTTTATGATCGTAGTAATCATTGATTAGATTAATACCGCAATTGGTCCCGGCTATTATAATTATGGACAGGACAAGAAATAGCCAGCTAAAGCTGTTGTCTTTAAAAGCCAGAGCCGA includes:
- the menA gene encoding 1,4-dihydroxy-2-naphthoate octaprenyltransferase, with the protein product MKEKILLWLKAIRAPFFSATAMSAVVGSALAFKDNSFSWLFLVLSIIIIAGTNCGINLINDYYDHKNKADDINQLYTPFSGGSRVIQDKLLQPSQLLAASIASFGIAAILGMVVSIVVNISLLWFGLAGIILGFLYSANPFKLVYRGWGEVIVFLLVGPVSVIGTYYLHTSRISLEAVLISLPIGILTANILLINEFPDYKADKQAGKNQLVVILGRKKARYVYLILVAAVYIFIIIATVATPLSAFLLLTFLGLPLAIWGAYIGYRYHSDPKKILPAQANTILLTLITSALIALGLVLQKVI
- the ubiE gene encoding bifunctional demethylmenaquinone methyltransferase/2-methoxy-6-polyprenyl-1,4-benzoquinol methylase UbiE, coding for MKKEEVVKLFDQIYFNYDRANTLLSLGIDRYWRHKMVSNIDKGSFRVLDACCGTGSSSYSIYKASGQEATVYGIDFSKKMLEVAKKRYNHYSPHLKFIFSDAASTNFEDNFFDTVAIAYGIRNITEREKALTEFYRVTKHGGRLICLEFGYPRCRLVKWVYSFYLNLVLVNIGGLLGRNRPAYAYLVKSIKEFPAVTRFKEMIKSTGYHRVEVTALTFGICNIYVAYKD